From the genome of Anopheles funestus chromosome 2RL, idAnoFuneDA-416_04, whole genome shotgun sequence:
GTTACGGCGTATCAGCATACAGACACGTAACCATCATCATGGagcaaatacaaatacaacgGACGGACAAAGAAGCATCTATAAATGAGCTTAGCTTGTgtggaaacatttgtttattattaggagtttcaaaacatttgctcatttccaacattttccGGCTGCCATTGACCTTAAACTCCATCTCATTAATATTATCAACTTCCTTTCGGTTGTCTACTATTAATTGATCGCAGTTATATACTTAATATTATATGGCCAAAATGGTTGCTTAATTTTGGATGTTGAATGtgaacataactttttttttaaattaatagaCACAGTTCAGTATACAGATAttgtgtaaaataatatttttggaaTTGATTTCTCTTTTAAATAAGAGTTTGGTGATCGCTGATGGAAAATAGATCTATTTCTTTATCCAAAATAGCCGTCCCATGCGAAAGTATTGTTGATGGGatcgaaaaattaaacaaactgtCATTGAGTATCATAAAAATCAATGTGAGCATTCAATGTTAAGTTATCATCATCAAATGTGTTAGATATTCATTGAATTATTCGAGCAGCAAATAGTTAAGCAATCTTCAATGCGTGACTAAATCTTAATGCGTCTTATGTGCGACCTTGCATAATATTTATCAGTCGAACGCACTTTACACTTGCGCCATTTATCTAAACACCATTATGCGAAATACAGTAACGCGCCAATAATCCTTCGTCAGGTATCGATCACGAGTACGGAAAGCTTCTCCTTCACATAACATTACTATCAGACACCAGTGGACTAACAGATAAGCAAGGAGTATGACAATGGAATTGATTGCGTGGACGGCGTCCAGTAACTTTAAAAtgtacagcaaaacaacaaggaTAAGCCTAGGTTCCGTTCCATTTGTCGGGACAAATCCCACTTTAAGCCTGGGCAATGCAAAGCACAATGTGAAGCACTCCCCGAAGAAGATTTTGTTTGATCATTCATGTTGGATGGAAAACTGATATGCCGACAGGAGAGAAGCCTTTACAGTGACCTCCGTTCGTAGTACAGATTAAGTTTGCCGATAAACAGATCGGTCGATCGTCCTTCCGAATTTCATTAGTTGGCATGATATTAGCACGAAGGGTTAGATGAAGATAGACAGCCGTGTCAGCTATATGATCATCGGCGTGTATCAAACGAGCAGTGAAATTAACGCACGACCTTTAGGTTGGAATTGTGTACGGGATGCGATGCAGTATTTCGTTCTCGTGTAGATTGagcgaaataaattataacaatCAACAGAGCTGCATGCGTCTCGATAGATTGCACTTTTGCAACAACTACCACCAGAGCTTTACAATGGACACAAACTGCATCGGTGGAGGCACGAGGCAATGATAATCGTGAAACCAGTTTCCTGCATCTTTCGCCCacatagaaacaaaaaccccagcCTCCACATCAACTAGCGTTGCTTGATGCAGCCAGACCACAGAGTATTGGTTGgtcaggtgtttttttttcgcattgcATAGCTGAATAAAGTTCAATTGCTAAAAGAATTAAAGACGATTAATTCTTCCATCTCAATGCTTTCAATATAGTTTCCATCAGCTTGTGACCATCATTCCATCAGCTGCGATCCATGCATATGACAACGGCGGTTATTTTGGCTCTGTGTGCGAGTGTTTGTTGTAACACGGGTGCGTTCATTCTTCAACATGTACACATTCATGCGGGGTATTGTCGCTGGAAAGGACTTTGACCGCTGAGAAACGCGGCTCGTTGTCGCAGGTTTAGTTTTTCGTTGCTGTGTACGATTGCataatttggtttttatttttctggttCTCTTCTTTTCAAATATGGTGCGCTttaccacttttttctttttccaggCTGAGAGTGTCTGCGTTTGGATCTGGCTCAATTTATGGAGATCGTTCGTTGGgggtgaataaaaataaacgaaacgatcTTCAAGGTCAGTGAAGGGAAAGCGGTGTTAGCACCTAACAGAATAATGTTTTGTCAGTAGAAGCTGAAATTGTACATTtatttgttcgattgttttttatacatataatgttgttaataaataattatttatcaatCAGTAGGTAGGtatattttcccaaaaagaTCCTTAGTTAAAGGAAGTAAAAATAGTAGACTACTAAAAATTTACATTCAGACATTATTTTGCTGGTGCTGAACTGTGATTAAGTAAATGGAAGTTTACATGTTAatgttattaattaaaaaataacaacatcaATAAATTATGTATGTTTATGTTAGCTTCCATACAATGATGTAGGAACCGACGCCGACAATTTCTATTTGCATTTACCATACATCGATACTTGGGGCTAACGATAAGGCCAATGATTTGATTAGCACATTACTGTACACCTATCGAATACATCCTGTTTCTAATGCTTATTCCCAGCTTGTGCGTTAACATTACGCCTTGAATTAGCCCGGCACCTAAATGTCattatgaatatattttttacgaACAAAAGATACATACTAGGTCGCTGTAAAGCGAAGTATCATTTAGTCGTAGAAACCGCatagtaaaatattaaacttaCTAATGTTGAAGTATTATAGTTGAAGTGTGATAAATGTACTTTTCAGCATTTTGAGgttgacaatacggctaaattgccgtaataattaatcataaataaaaataaataaattaaagttgaagtattttaatttttgccaaCACtgataaacaaacacaagtGCTGTACGTGTACAGCATGTTCTCTGCTACGCACCTTTATGGAGGTATGTGTGCGCTTAGGTGTGTACGCATACATGCACGTGTTGCGAGGGTGCACGAAACGCAAAAGTAGGTCAGtgtgaaaaacgaaaccaaacaaacgggAATGCCGACTGGCAAGGACGAACGGGAACATGATGTTTATGTTCcatgcacacaaaaaagatgatgattttcttCTGTTAAGGGGATTTCGTTTACTGCCCGTTTGATTTGTCATAATAACAGATATGCAGGCCCACATTATGATGCAGGAATTTCATATTCGCCCAGTAGTTTAGCATGTGTTCGGAgtagggaaagaaaatgaagtgCAGCAGAAAGTTGTCCATCACCTTTCCATCGAAAAGCATCCATCCATTATCCAGTCGAGATGGTTATAGACAACttgtttttgcataaaaaaacacacatacagccaCCGTCTGTTGCGTTGGAATCTTCGTCACAAATAGTGTCGACGTTCAAAgttctttctatttttaatcacACTTACTTCGGCACCACCCAACCGCGCTATTGCTTCGTTCTTCTCATACACGAGTTGGACAACCACACAAATACGCCTTGCACGTTTTCAACGTTTTCCACTGTCAGCAATGATGGTACAGTCTTAAGAAATGTTCACAGCataaaaacacttttcatAATACGCCTAGTTAGGTGCgtttaattcaattaccaCTATACATTGATTACGCAAAACGAACACGACAGAAAACAGAGAAAACGGGACTCCGACTGCGAGGAACCGACCGCATTCaagttttgatattttgttaTGCGATACGGCAGGTCGGTCCATCTAGTCGGTTGACATTGACAGCCGTACATGTTTGACATAAGATGCTTCAATTGATTGCATCATATTTTATCTATAATTTTCGGTGATCAACATCCTTGGCCACGATCCCAAAATGaagttaaaaatataaacgcTGGATCAAATTCAACAATACCATTTAAAAGTTTGGAAAAAgtattcaaaatttttgactaggttttgtaaaaaaagttggatttttttaatttcacaccTTATTTACGTTAATTGAAACATTCTGTTTATTGCACAAGCAAATATCAAaagtttaagcaaaaaaaaaaagaaaactgttttaaatttaccgaataaaatcaaatttattcgATATGACCATGACATACAGTAGTATGATAAATTACCGCAAGAGTGCACTACTGGTTTTGATGGGTTATGTACGTCAACATAGTTTCCGGTTTACCTCTCGCTTTCTCCCTCTTTTCGGGTTGTCGTTAACGTCAACAACACGCACGTTACCGAGGCGCAGtgaattttattcgtttttcacCGCAAATTTGCTTAAAAGTAATCGAATTTATCACCCAAAGAACGTTTGTGAACTGTACTAATGGACTGTTTATTTCCTCATTTGCAGAATGCCGCAGGAAATTAAGGAAGTAAAAGATTTCCTCATCAAGGCCCGCAGGAAGGATGCGCGTGCCGTCAAGATAAAGAAGAACGAGACCAACACCAAGTTCAAGATCCGCTGCTCCCGGTACCTGTACACGCTAGTGGTTAAGGATATGGAGAAGGCAGAAAAGCTAAAGCAGTCGCTGCCCCCGGGCCTGCAGGTGAAGGAAGT
Proteins encoded in this window:
- the LOC125762657 gene encoding 60S ribosomal protein L38, with amino-acid sequence MPQEIKEVKDFLIKARRKDARAVKIKKNETNTKFKIRCSRYLYTLVVKDMEKAEKLKQSLPPGLQVKEVK